The following coding sequences lie in one Amycolatopsis cihanbeyliensis genomic window:
- the dacB gene encoding D-alanyl-D-alanine carboxypeptidase/D-alanyl-D-alanine endopeptidase has product MPENETAGAGQEPAWPSADRDESADGNEQSTNELPVPKVTRDEPQTVWVRQPVPEPDAGEPTEHARVPEWPPQVRAEQAPARAEHTREPGWPTQHPEPPARPAEQSTQPVRRPEQPQPQQPSPQQPQQPAPQQPQQGQPAPPSRQVPEIRQAGVPARPMRIEPTGEMRPAPATTGEQRPAAPQHPQRPPQAPPPQQPRAAPAQQTQQTQQAQQPPPPVEPPAADQTTRAEPEAAAAEPDHVAESQAPPKRKRRGLLVGGVAALLVVAVGVAMALPYVSNRLGLPWAPNAPRASAPEPVAVNRSLHGPDTAAPAPTPEGVAAALQGPASSPALGDFTGRVLDPATGTVLWESSPNEVRVPASTTKLLAAAAALLAVDHGKQLTTKVVAGDQPGTVVLVAGGDVTLTGLPEGQDPIYRGAAHLDELVAQVKQAGTPVERVRLDLSAFTGPEEAQGWAPEDVPSTFMSAAQPAMLDGGRGEPTGMKSVRVSDPAGELAQRLAGELGASVGEPTTAPQGATVLGEVRSAPLTELVDQMLTLSDNLLAEVIARQTAVATGEEPSFSGAARATIDVLAENGFDVEGLELSDGSGLSVRNRVSATLLSELLAVAAAPDDSDPRTAQLRPLLGGLPVAGASGTLAGRYDGPAEKGKGWVRAKTGTLSEVNTLAGVVLDADGRVLVFALMSGGSALRPAQAALDEVAAALRECGCR; this is encoded by the coding sequence GTGCCGGAGAACGAAACGGCTGGTGCAGGCCAGGAACCGGCCTGGCCGTCGGCCGACCGTGACGAGTCGGCCGACGGCAACGAGCAGTCGACCAACGAACTGCCCGTGCCGAAGGTCACGCGGGACGAACCGCAGACCGTGTGGGTACGGCAACCGGTGCCCGAGCCCGACGCCGGGGAGCCCACCGAGCACGCCCGCGTACCGGAATGGCCACCGCAGGTCCGTGCGGAGCAAGCACCGGCACGTGCCGAGCACACACGCGAGCCGGGGTGGCCGACGCAACATCCGGAGCCGCCCGCCCGGCCGGCCGAGCAGAGTACCCAGCCGGTGCGGCGCCCGGAACAACCGCAGCCACAGCAGCCCTCACCACAGCAGCCGCAGCAGCCCGCGCCGCAGCAGCCGCAGCAGGGGCAGCCCGCGCCGCCGTCGCGGCAGGTGCCGGAGATCCGGCAGGCGGGCGTGCCTGCCCGGCCGATGCGGATCGAGCCGACCGGGGAGATGCGGCCCGCCCCGGCCACCACCGGTGAGCAACGGCCGGCGGCGCCGCAGCACCCCCAGCGCCCGCCGCAGGCTCCGCCACCCCAGCAGCCGCGGGCGGCACCGGCCCAGCAAACCCAGCAAACCCAGCAGGCCCAGCAACCGCCACCCCCGGTCGAGCCGCCGGCCGCCGACCAGACCACGCGGGCCGAACCCGAGGCGGCGGCAGCCGAACCCGACCACGTCGCCGAGTCGCAGGCCCCGCCGAAACGCAAACGCCGCGGCCTGCTGGTCGGTGGCGTGGCCGCGCTGCTCGTGGTCGCGGTCGGGGTGGCCATGGCGTTGCCCTACGTGTCCAACCGGCTCGGCCTGCCCTGGGCGCCGAACGCGCCGCGCGCCTCGGCCCCGGAGCCGGTGGCGGTCAACAGGTCGCTGCACGGGCCCGACACCGCGGCACCGGCACCGACCCCGGAGGGGGTGGCCGCGGCGCTGCAAGGCCCCGCGAGCAGCCCCGCGCTCGGCGACTTCACCGGCCGGGTGCTGGACCCGGCGACCGGAACCGTGCTGTGGGAGAGCTCGCCGAACGAGGTACGCGTCCCCGCCTCCACCACCAAGCTGCTCGCCGCCGCGGCGGCGCTGCTCGCGGTGGACCACGGCAAGCAGCTGACCACCAAGGTGGTGGCAGGCGACCAGCCGGGCACCGTGGTGCTGGTCGCGGGCGGGGACGTCACGTTGACCGGGCTGCCGGAGGGCCAGGACCCGATCTACCGCGGCGCCGCCCACCTCGACGAGCTGGTCGCGCAGGTCAAGCAGGCCGGGACCCCGGTCGAGCGGGTGCGGCTGGACCTGTCCGCCTTCACCGGCCCCGAGGAGGCGCAGGGGTGGGCCCCGGAGGACGTGCCGTCCACCTTCATGTCCGCGGCGCAGCCCGCGATGCTCGATGGCGGGCGCGGCGAGCCCACCGGGATGAAATCCGTGCGCGTGTCCGATCCGGCGGGCGAGCTCGCCCAGCGGCTGGCCGGGGAGCTGGGCGCGAGCGTCGGCGAGCCGACCACCGCGCCGCAAGGGGCGACGGTGCTCGGCGAGGTGCGTTCCGCGCCGCTGACCGAGCTGGTCGACCAGATGCTGACCCTGTCCGACAACCTCCTCGCCGAGGTGATCGCCAGGCAGACGGCCGTCGCCACCGGCGAGGAGCCCTCCTTCTCCGGCGCCGCTCGGGCCACGATCGACGTGCTCGCCGAGAACGGCTTCGACGTCGAAGGGCTCGAGCTCTCCGACGGCAGCGGGCTGTCGGTGCGCAACCGGGTGTCCGCGACCCTGCTGAGCGAGCTGCTCGCGGTGGCCGCGGCACCGGACGACTCCGATCCGCGGACGGCGCAGCTGCGGCCGCTGCTGGGCGGGCTACCGGTAGCGGGCGCCAGCGGCACTCTTGCCGGCCGCTACGACGGGCCTGCCGAGAAGGGCAAGGGCTGGGTGCGGGCCAAGACCGGCACCCTTTCCGAGGTGAACACGCTGGCCGGGGTGGTGCTCGACGCCGATGGCAGGGTGCTGGTGTTCGCGCTGATGTCCGGGGGCTCCGCGCTGAGACCGGCGCAGGCCGCACTGGACGAGGTGGCCGCGGCACTGCGCGAGTGCGGATGTCGGTGA
- a CDS encoding zinc-dependent metalloprotease, with protein MGGKDGTAAVVDWSLAASTGARLVRGGPSVPRAEAELTVHELRELTIEAESHVRRLTGLGDQLPLRPGTVVDRPGWIRSAAAGLEELTGRALPGEERRMFGPLLAGGAGVQTGVLLAFLGARVLGQYDPFGGPDKSGQLVLVAPNVLTAQQALNVDGRDFRMWVCLHECTHRLQFTAVDWLRDYFADEVSRLVGGLADSDGLGSMLSRLPDTLREARRGGSDGSTGFAELVSSPDQREVFDKLLALSTLLEGHADYVMDAVGPAVVPSVSTIRKRFTARRRGGGLFDRLLRSLLGVDAKIRQYARGAAFTREVVDAVGMSGFNAVWTSPNTLPTRAEIGDPQAWVRRVHGR; from the coding sequence ATGGGCGGCAAGGACGGCACGGCCGCCGTCGTCGACTGGTCCCTCGCCGCGTCGACCGGTGCCCGGCTGGTGCGCGGCGGGCCCTCGGTGCCGCGGGCCGAGGCCGAGCTGACCGTGCACGAACTGCGTGAGCTCACCATCGAGGCGGAGTCGCACGTCCGGCGGCTCACCGGGCTCGGCGACCAGCTTCCGCTGCGTCCCGGCACCGTGGTGGACCGGCCGGGCTGGATCAGGTCCGCGGCCGCCGGGCTGGAGGAACTGACCGGGCGGGCACTGCCGGGCGAGGAACGCCGCATGTTCGGTCCGCTGCTCGCGGGCGGCGCCGGGGTGCAGACCGGCGTGCTGCTGGCCTTCCTCGGCGCGCGGGTGCTCGGCCAGTACGACCCCTTCGGCGGGCCGGACAAGTCCGGGCAGCTGGTGCTGGTCGCGCCGAACGTGCTGACCGCGCAGCAGGCCCTGAACGTGGACGGCCGCGACTTCCGGATGTGGGTCTGCCTGCACGAGTGCACCCACCGGCTGCAGTTCACCGCGGTGGACTGGCTGCGCGACTACTTCGCCGACGAGGTGTCCCGGCTGGTCGGCGGGCTCGCCGACAGCGACGGCCTCGGCAGCATGTTGAGCAGGCTGCCGGACACCCTGCGCGAGGCGCGGCGCGGCGGCTCGGACGGCTCGACCGGGTTCGCCGAGCTGGTCTCCTCGCCGGACCAGCGTGAGGTCTTCGACAAGCTGCTGGCGCTGTCCACCCTGCTGGAGGGACACGCCGACTACGTGATGGACGCGGTGGGCCCGGCGGTGGTGCCCAGCGTGTCCACCATCCGCAAGCGGTTCACCGCCCGGCGCAGGGGCGGCGGGCTCTTCGACCGGTTGCTGCGCAGCCTGCTCGGGGTGGACGCCAAGATCCGCCAGTACGCGCGCGGAGCCGCGTTCACCCGCGAAGTGGTGGATGCGGTGGGCATGAGCGGCTTCAACGCCGTGTGGACCTCGCCGAACACCCTGCCGACCCGGGCGGAGATCGGTGATCCGCAGGCCTGGGTGCGCCGCGTGCACGGCCGGTGA
- the tilS gene encoding tRNA lysidine(34) synthetase TilS has product MTGDGPGPAVAAVRRAVREFLADPGRSEYLDHGELGVAVSGGADSLALAEAAAHAGRRLGLRVRALVVDHGLQEGSAAVAATAAETARTLGVDHAEVHTVQVHGPGGPEAAARKARYRALRTEAALPAGVLVLLGHTRDDQAETVLLGFGRGSGPRSVAGMRPLDPPWARPLLDLPRSVTRAACAELGVRPWDDPHNEDTRYTRVRLRTEVLPLLEEVLNGGVAAALGRTATQLREDCAALDQLGAELLDRALRGAELEVAELLPAPAALRRRALRSWLLDAGAPELTDAHLRAVDALIGDWRGQGGVWLPGRLEASRRRGRLRVDSPSGRNHEAIRRKP; this is encoded by the coding sequence GTGACGGGCGACGGTCCCGGTCCCGCGGTCGCCGCGGTCCGGCGGGCGGTACGGGAGTTCCTCGCCGACCCGGGACGGTCGGAGTACCTGGACCACGGTGAGCTGGGGGTCGCGGTCTCCGGTGGCGCCGACTCCCTCGCACTCGCCGAGGCGGCCGCGCACGCCGGCCGCCGGCTGGGCCTGCGGGTCCGCGCGCTGGTGGTCGATCACGGCCTGCAGGAGGGTTCGGCAGCGGTGGCGGCCACCGCTGCCGAGACGGCCCGCACCCTCGGCGTCGACCACGCCGAGGTGCACACCGTCCAGGTGCACGGCCCCGGCGGGCCGGAGGCCGCGGCCCGCAAGGCCAGGTACCGGGCACTGCGCACCGAGGCCGCGCTGCCCGCGGGTGTGCTGGTATTGCTCGGGCACACCAGGGACGACCAGGCCGAGACGGTGCTGCTCGGCTTCGGCCGTGGCTCGGGGCCGAGGTCGGTGGCCGGGATGCGGCCGCTGGACCCGCCGTGGGCCCGCCCCCTGCTGGACCTGCCGCGCTCGGTGACCCGCGCGGCCTGCGCGGAGCTCGGCGTGCGGCCATGGGACGACCCGCACAACGAGGACACCCGCTACACCAGGGTCCGGCTGCGCACCGAGGTGCTGCCACTACTGGAGGAGGTGCTCAACGGCGGGGTCGCGGCCGCGCTGGGCCGGACGGCGACCCAGCTGCGCGAGGACTGCGCCGCGCTCGACCAGCTCGGTGCGGAACTGCTCGACCGCGCGCTCAGGGGAGCGGAGCTGGAGGTCGCCGAGCTGCTGCCCGCCCCGGCCGCGCTGCGCAGGCGGGCGCTGCGGAGCTGGCTGCTGGACGCCGGCGCCCCTGAGCTGACCGACGCCCACCTGCGTGCGGTGGACGCGCTGATCGGCGACTGGCGGGGGCAGGGCGGGGTCTGGCTGCCGGGGAGGCTCGAGGCCAGCAGGCGGCGCGGCAGGCTCCGGGTAGATTCGCCATCCGGCAGAAACCATGAAGCCATCCGGCGGAAACCATGA
- the hpt gene encoding hypoxanthine phosphoribosyltransferase — MYEGDIASVLVTEQQIKDKIAELAEQVAADYPDADSESGGNDLLLVGVLKGAVMFMTDFARALPVPAQLEFMAVSSYGSATSSSGVVRILKDLDRDIAGRQVLIVEDIVDSGLTLSWLLRNLASRNPASLQVCSLLRKPDAVKVEVPVKYIGFDIPNEFVVGYGLDFAERYRDLPYIGTLDPKVYSS, encoded by the coding sequence GTGTACGAAGGCGATATCGCCTCCGTGCTCGTCACCGAGCAACAGATCAAGGACAAGATCGCCGAGCTCGCCGAGCAGGTCGCGGCGGACTACCCGGACGCGGACAGCGAATCCGGTGGCAACGACCTCCTGCTCGTTGGCGTGCTCAAGGGCGCTGTGATGTTCATGACCGATTTCGCCAGGGCGCTGCCGGTGCCCGCTCAGCTCGAGTTCATGGCGGTGTCCTCCTACGGCTCCGCCACCTCGTCCTCCGGCGTGGTGCGCATCCTGAAGGACCTCGACCGGGACATCGCGGGCAGGCAGGTGCTGATCGTGGAGGACATCGTGGACTCCGGCCTGACCCTTTCCTGGCTGCTGCGTAACCTGGCCAGCCGCAACCCCGCCTCGCTCCAGGTGTGTTCGCTGCTGCGCAAGCCGGACGCGGTGAAGGTGGAGGTGCCGGTGAAATACATCGGGTTCGACATCCCCAACGAGTTCGTGGTCGGCTATGGCCTCGACTTCGCGGAGCGTTACCGGGACCTGCCGTATATCGGCACCTTGGATCCGAAGGTTTACTCTTCGTAG
- a CDS encoding ESX secretion-associated protein EspG has protein sequence MAELLTPLELDFLWESLGAGELPYPLEVRSHGETMDERASLRKQVLTELGRRGVLDDSGRPDPRFEDWVSLLSGAEVSLDAVHVSAPHADAVRAVAAALGSHGLLAVQDGRGLHLQSVPADGLASAMIGILPAARRGTEKSITVPLEQLVTGAGADFMQRRQPSADGYAAADEDRKALARLHAQPRLRGGQIGANARNRLGGRARTPVLSWFDTEVGRYLTQASRGRDGREWITIAPADAAALRQRLNEMLSGAVSSAAASY, from the coding sequence GTGGCGGAGCTGCTCACTCCGCTTGAGCTCGACTTCCTCTGGGAGTCACTCGGGGCGGGCGAATTGCCCTACCCGCTGGAGGTGCGTTCGCATGGCGAGACCATGGACGAGCGCGCTTCCCTCCGTAAGCAGGTGCTCACGGAGCTGGGCAGACGGGGCGTCCTGGACGACTCGGGCAGGCCCGACCCGCGGTTCGAGGACTGGGTGAGCCTGCTCTCCGGTGCGGAGGTGAGCCTGGACGCGGTGCACGTCAGCGCGCCGCACGCGGACGCCGTCCGCGCGGTCGCCGCCGCCCTCGGCAGCCATGGCCTGCTCGCCGTGCAGGACGGCCGCGGGCTGCACCTGCAGTCGGTGCCCGCGGACGGGCTCGCCAGCGCGATGATCGGCATCCTGCCCGCCGCTCGCCGCGGTACCGAGAAGTCCATCACCGTTCCGCTCGAGCAACTGGTCACCGGGGCGGGTGCCGACTTCATGCAGCGGCGGCAACCGAGTGCGGACGGGTACGCCGCCGCGGACGAGGACCGCAAAGCACTGGCCAGGTTGCACGCCCAGCCCCGGTTGCGGGGTGGCCAGATCGGGGCGAACGCGCGTAACCGGCTCGGCGGCCGGGCGCGGACACCCGTGCTGAGCTGGTTCGACACCGAGGTGGGCCGATACCTCACCCAAGCAAGCCGGGGCCGGGACGGTCGCGAGTGGATCACCATCGCGCCCGCCGACGCGGCCGCGCTGCGGCAGCGGCTGAACGAGATGCTGTCCGGGGCGGTCAGCTCAGCGGCGGCCTCGTACTAG
- a CDS encoding ESX secretion-associated protein EspG gives MNRPEFFTPLSFDFLWEAGGLGEPPYPLEVTSHGATEAERGLLRQRADNELRARGIRDSGGRLDPEVEDWLTLLARPALSIDAVHIPELRANPVAALAASDGRNGVLAVQDADGIWIRSVYPEGLASAVVDLLPAAGRGTEASVTLPVDEAVRIAPSRTPVTAPAGSTGGSGRRTGLADRQTDSRQAYAQLTGQARIRGGQLAANSRSPLGGKRRSPVLGWFDTSTGRYLSLAKSGADRREWVTVSPADTKTLRTRLGEMLAEISDR, from the coding sequence GTGAACCGTCCGGAGTTCTTCACACCGTTGTCCTTCGACTTCCTCTGGGAGGCGGGCGGGCTCGGCGAACCGCCGTACCCGCTCGAGGTGACCTCGCACGGCGCCACCGAGGCGGAGCGCGGGCTGTTGCGGCAGCGTGCGGACAACGAACTGCGGGCCCGCGGGATCCGGGACTCCGGCGGGCGGCTGGATCCGGAGGTGGAGGACTGGCTCACCCTGCTGGCCCGACCCGCGCTCAGCATCGACGCCGTGCACATCCCCGAGCTGCGGGCGAATCCGGTCGCGGCGCTGGCGGCCTCGGACGGCAGGAACGGCGTGCTGGCCGTGCAGGACGCGGACGGTATCTGGATCCGGTCCGTCTACCCGGAAGGGCTGGCCTCGGCCGTGGTGGACCTGCTGCCCGCGGCCGGCCGCGGCACTGAGGCCTCGGTCACCCTGCCCGTGGACGAGGCGGTCCGGATCGCCCCGTCGCGCACGCCGGTCACCGCGCCGGCCGGGTCGACCGGTGGCAGCGGGCGCAGGACGGGCCTCGCCGACCGGCAGACCGACTCCCGGCAGGCCTACGCCCAGCTCACCGGCCAGGCCCGGATCCGGGGCGGTCAGCTCGCGGCGAACAGCCGGAGTCCACTGGGTGGGAAGCGGCGCTCCCCCGTGCTCGGCTGGTTCGATACCTCGACCGGCCGTTACCTCAGCCTCGCCAAGTCCGGTGCGGACCGCAGGGAATGGGTGACGGTGTCGCCTGCCGACACGAAGACCCTGCGTACCAGGCTGGGCGAGATGCTCGCGGAGATCAGCGACCGCTAG
- the ftsH gene encoding ATP-dependent zinc metalloprotease FtsH: MDRKRLLKNPLLWIVAVLLLYFAFSTIFDGDRDYTEIPTSQAMEQIRSGNVEEATLEDKEQQLKLTLANGIENDGQQVSKVLTKFPTAGGTDIYRGLLNAEAAGGGDLKFSTTVTQQSFLTQMLIYMIPLGILLLLLMWMMNNAQGGGNRVLNFGKSKAKQLNKDMPKTTFTDVAGADEAVEELHEIKDFLQNPARYQSLGAKIPKGVLLYGPPGTGKTLLARAVAGEAGVPFYTISGSDFVEMFVGVGASRVRDLFEQAKQNAPCIIFVDEIDAVGRQRGAGLGGGHDEREQTLNQLLVEMDGFDSRGGIILIAATNRPDILDPALLRPGRFDRQIPVSAPDMSGRKQILEVHSKGKPLAQDADMHALAKRTVGMSGADLANVINEAALLTARQHGHVITDSALEESVDRVIGGPARKSRIISEKEKKITAYHEGGHALAAWAMPDIEPVYKLTILPRGRTGGHALLVPEDDKDLMTRSEMIGRLVFAMGGRTAEELVFHEPTTGASGDIEQATKIAKSMVTEYGMSARLGAVKYGQEQGDPFVGRSAGRQPDYSLEVAHEIDEEVRKLIETAHTEAWEVLNTYRDVLDELVIELLEKETLQRRDLERIFASVQKRPHITVFNEFGERKPSNKPPIKTPGELAMERGEPWPPPRPEEEPAEPAPTPVATAPGAGDLPGGVPPGQAQPGGQEAGSPNPNPNPYAPPPPGGYPNGARPAGGPNGTGNGGWPQPYGQGQPQGGQGGPPNYGAPPGWTPATSPSGRPSQPWRSNVPTPPYQQQPQQPQQPQQPQQQPQQGQWQGEGQWQHGGRYGGAQPPEETHGEGQHRRGNPDDPDGHHRQ, translated from the coding sequence ATGGACCGCAAGCGCCTGCTCAAGAACCCACTGCTGTGGATAGTCGCGGTTCTGCTGCTCTATTTCGCATTCAGCACGATCTTCGACGGTGATCGCGACTACACCGAGATCCCCACGTCGCAAGCGATGGAGCAGATCCGAAGTGGGAATGTCGAAGAGGCGACCCTCGAGGACAAGGAGCAGCAGCTCAAGCTGACCCTGGCCAACGGCATCGAGAACGATGGCCAGCAGGTCAGCAAGGTGCTGACCAAGTTCCCCACTGCCGGCGGCACCGATATCTACCGCGGGCTGCTCAACGCCGAGGCCGCGGGTGGCGGAGATCTCAAGTTCAGCACCACGGTCACCCAGCAGTCCTTCCTGACCCAGATGCTCATCTACATGATTCCGCTCGGCATTCTGCTGTTGCTGCTCATGTGGATGATGAACAACGCGCAGGGCGGCGGAAACCGGGTACTCAACTTCGGCAAGTCCAAGGCCAAGCAGCTGAACAAGGACATGCCCAAGACCACGTTCACCGACGTGGCGGGCGCCGACGAGGCCGTGGAAGAGCTGCACGAGATCAAGGACTTCCTGCAGAACCCGGCGCGCTACCAGTCGCTCGGCGCGAAGATCCCGAAGGGCGTGCTGCTATACGGGCCGCCGGGCACCGGTAAGACGCTGCTGGCCCGCGCGGTCGCCGGCGAGGCCGGGGTGCCGTTCTACACGATCTCCGGTTCGGACTTCGTCGAGATGTTCGTCGGCGTCGGTGCCTCCCGGGTCCGCGACCTGTTCGAGCAGGCCAAGCAGAACGCGCCGTGCATCATCTTCGTGGACGAGATCGACGCGGTCGGCCGCCAGCGCGGCGCCGGCCTCGGCGGTGGGCACGACGAGCGCGAGCAGACCCTGAACCAGCTGCTGGTCGAGATGGACGGCTTCGACTCCCGTGGTGGGATCATCCTGATCGCGGCCACCAACCGGCCGGACATCCTGGACCCCGCGCTGCTGCGGCCCGGCCGGTTCGACCGGCAGATCCCGGTGTCCGCGCCCGACATGAGCGGCCGCAAGCAGATCCTCGAGGTGCACTCCAAGGGCAAGCCGCTCGCGCAGGACGCCGATATGCACGCGCTGGCCAAGCGCACCGTCGGAATGTCCGGCGCCGACCTGGCCAACGTGATCAACGAGGCCGCGCTGCTCACCGCGCGCCAGCACGGGCACGTGATCACCGACTCGGCACTCGAGGAGTCGGTGGACAGGGTGATCGGCGGCCCGGCCCGCAAGAGCCGGATCATCTCCGAGAAGGAGAAGAAGATCACCGCCTACCACGAGGGCGGGCACGCGCTCGCGGCGTGGGCGATGCCGGACATCGAGCCGGTCTACAAGCTGACCATCCTGCCGCGCGGCCGGACGGGTGGGCACGCCTTGCTTGTGCCCGAGGACGACAAGGACCTGATGACCCGCTCGGAGATGATCGGACGCCTGGTGTTCGCCATGGGCGGCCGCACGGCGGAGGAGCTCGTCTTCCACGAGCCGACCACCGGTGCCTCCGGGGACATCGAGCAGGCGACGAAGATCGCCAAGTCGATGGTGACCGAGTACGGCATGAGCGCGCGGCTGGGCGCCGTGAAGTACGGCCAGGAGCAGGGTGACCCGTTCGTCGGTCGCTCGGCGGGCCGTCAGCCGGACTACTCGCTCGAGGTCGCGCACGAGATCGACGAAGAGGTCCGCAAACTCATCGAGACCGCGCACACCGAGGCCTGGGAGGTGCTGAACACCTACCGGGATGTGCTCGACGAGCTGGTGATCGAGCTGCTGGAGAAGGAGACCCTGCAGCGCAGGGACCTGGAACGGATCTTCGCCTCGGTGCAGAAGCGGCCGCACATCACCGTGTTCAACGAGTTCGGCGAGCGCAAGCCCTCGAACAAGCCGCCGATCAAGACCCCCGGCGAGCTGGCGATGGAGCGCGGCGAGCCGTGGCCTCCGCCCAGGCCCGAGGAGGAGCCCGCGGAGCCGGCGCCGACCCCGGTGGCCACCGCGCCCGGCGCCGGTGACCTGCCCGGCGGCGTCCCGCCCGGGCAGGCCCAGCCCGGCGGCCAGGAGGCGGGCAGCCCGAATCCCAACCCGAACCCGTATGCGCCGCCGCCTCCTGGGGGGTACCCGAACGGGGCCCGTCCCGCAGGTGGTCCGAACGGCACCGGCAACGGTGGTTGGCCGCAGCCGTACGGCCAGGGCCAGCCGCAGGGTGGCCAGGGGGGTCCGCCGAACTACGGCGCCCCGCCCGGATGGACCCCGGCGACCTCGCCCAGCGGCCGGCCGAGCCAGCCGTGGCGGTCGAACGTGCCGACCCCGCCCTACCAGCAGCAACCCCAGCAGCCTCAGCAGCCGCAACAACCCCAGCAGCAGCCGCAGCAGGGCCAGTGGCAGGGCGAGGGCCAGTGGCAGCATGGTGGCCGGTACGGCGGTGCGCAGCCGCCCGAGGAGACCCATGGGGAGGGTCAGCACCGACGCGGTAACCCCGACGACCCGGACGGTCATCATCGCCAGTGA
- the folE gene encoding GTP cyclohydrolase I FolE, translating to MGRVSTDAVTPTTRTVIIASESPNNVRPVFDEVGPERANGRVFDQVRAENAIRELLIACGEDPEREGLRETPARVARAYQEMFAGLYDDPDRVLDRTFAESHEEMVLVSDIPMYSTCEHHLVPFHGVAHVGYIPNGHGNVTGLSKLARLVDLYAKRPQVQERLTSQIADALDRRLKPRGVIVVVEAEHLCMSMRGIRKPGARTTTSAVRGLLQTSASSRAEALDLIKGRR from the coding sequence ATGGGGAGGGTCAGCACCGACGCGGTAACCCCGACGACCCGGACGGTCATCATCGCCAGTGAGTCCCCGAACAACGTTCGGCCGGTATTCGACGAGGTGGGCCCGGAACGTGCCAACGGCCGGGTCTTCGATCAGGTGCGGGCCGAGAACGCGATCCGTGAGCTCCTGATCGCCTGCGGTGAGGACCCGGAGCGGGAGGGCCTTCGGGAGACGCCCGCCCGGGTCGCCCGCGCCTACCAGGAGATGTTCGCCGGGCTCTACGACGACCCCGACCGGGTACTGGACCGCACCTTCGCGGAGAGCCACGAGGAGATGGTGCTGGTCAGCGACATCCCGATGTACTCGACCTGCGAGCACCATCTGGTGCCGTTCCACGGGGTGGCGCATGTCGGCTACATCCCGAACGGGCACGGCAACGTCACCGGCCTTTCCAAACTGGCCCGGTTGGTGGACCTGTACGCCAAGCGGCCGCAGGTACAGGAGCGGCTGACCTCGCAGATCGCCGACGCCCTCGACCGCAGGTTGAAGCCGCGCGGGGTGATCGTGGTGGTCGAGGCAGAGCATCTGTGCATGTCGATGCGGGGTATCCGCAAGCCGGGGGCCCGGACCACCACCTCGGCCGTCCGCGGGCTGCTGCAGACCTCCGCCTCCTCCAGGGCGGAGGCGCTGGATCTGATCAAGGGCCGACGGTGA
- the folP gene encoding dihydropteroate synthase has translation MSAARARHPALPDPGRCVVIGVLNVTPDSFSDGGRYLGVDGALAHAHAMWERGADLIDVGGESTRPGADRVAAETEIERVLPVIRTLAEDGIALSVDTTRATVAEAALRAGARIVNDVSGGLADPDMARMVAESGAPWVLMHWRGHSKDMTSLATYTDPVAEVRAELGDRVEAALAAGVRPEALVLDPGIGFAKRAEHDWALLHRMDVLLDLGFPVLVGASRKRFLGRLLADPDGHPRPAAGREDATAAMSALAAAAGAWGVRVHEVGASLDAVSVAAAWGKGTPE, from the coding sequence GTGAGCGCCGCGCGCGCACGGCATCCCGCCCTGCCCGATCCCGGCCGCTGCGTCGTGATAGGTGTGTTGAACGTCACTCCGGACTCGTTCTCCGACGGTGGCCGCTACCTCGGCGTGGACGGCGCGCTGGCGCACGCGCACGCCATGTGGGAGCGCGGAGCCGACCTGATCGACGTGGGTGGCGAGTCCACCCGGCCGGGTGCGGACCGGGTGGCCGCGGAGACCGAGATCGAGCGGGTGCTCCCGGTGATCCGGACCCTGGCCGAGGACGGCATCGCGCTGTCGGTGGACACCACGAGGGCCACGGTCGCCGAGGCCGCCCTCCGGGCGGGGGCCCGGATCGTCAACGACGTCTCCGGCGGGCTCGCCGACCCCGATATGGCCAGGATGGTCGCCGAATCCGGGGCGCCGTGGGTGCTGATGCACTGGCGCGGTCACAGCAAGGACATGACCTCGCTGGCGACCTACACCGACCCGGTCGCCGAGGTCCGTGCCGAGCTCGGCGACCGGGTGGAGGCCGCGCTCGCCGCGGGGGTGCGACCGGAGGCGTTGGTACTGGACCCCGGGATCGGGTTCGCCAAGCGGGCCGAGCACGACTGGGCACTGCTGCACCGCATGGACGTGCTGCTGGACCTCGGCTTCCCGGTGCTGGTCGGGGCCTCCCGCAAACGGTTCCTCGGCCGCCTGCTCGCCGATCCGGATGGCCACCCGCGCCCGGCCGCCGGTCGCGAGGACGCCACCGCGGCGATGTCCGCACTGGCCGCCGCCGCCGGTGCCTGGGGGGTGCGGGTGCACGAGGTCGGTGCCTCGCTGGACGCCGTGTCGGTGGCCGCGGCCTGGGGCAAGGGAACCCCGGAGTGA